In the genome of Dyadobacter fermentans DSM 18053, the window TTATGAAGCAATCCGACTGGATTCTGCCTGTGCCATGGCGCATTGGGGCTTCGCTTATGTGCTCGGCCCGAACTACAATGCCGGCATGGAGGAAGACAACTTCCAGCGCGCCTGGGAAGCGGGCCAAAAGGCCCGGCAGTTCGCTGTCAACACCAGTCCGAAAGAGCAGGCACTCATCGCCGCGCTGGCCGTACGGTATGCCGAAAAACCACCTGCCGACAGGCGTCCCCTGGACATTGCCTATGCCGCAGCGATGAAGAAAGTGTACACGCAGCATCCCTCCGACCCGGACATTGGGGCTCTGTATGCCGAAGCCGTGATGAACCTGCACCCATGGGACCTTTATGAGAAACAGACCAAAGCACCCAAGGCGTGGACACCGGAGATCATGGCCGTTTTGGAAAGCCTGCTGCGCAAAAACCCGAAACACCCCGGCGCGCACCACCTGTATATCCATGCCCTGGAAGCATCGGGCACACCCGAAAAAGCCATGACATCCGCAGCGCTGCTCGATTCCCTCGTGCCTGGCGCGGGGCATCTTTTGCATATGCCTTCACACATTTACATCAACACCGGCGACTACCACCTCGGCTCTCTGTCCAACATACGCGCAGCGCAGGCCGACAGCACTTATGTAACGGCCTGCCACGCCCAGGGTGCCTATCCCCTCGCCTATTTCCCCCACAATTACCACTTCCTGGCAGCCACGGCCACACTCGAAGGCAACGCCGCCCTGGCATGGAATGCGGCGCGGGAGGTGCAGCAGCACACCGCCAAAGAGGTAATGCGGCTGCCGGGCTGGGGTACATTACAGCATTACTACACCATTCCCTGCTATGTGGCCGTGAAGTTCTCGATGTGGGATGAAATCCTTTCGCAGCCACGGCCCTCCGACGATCTCGTGTACCCGCGCGCGATCTGGCATTATGCACGGGGAATGGCGTTTCTGGGCAAGCACGACGTGTCCGGGGCGCAGCAGGAAATGAGTAAGCTGGGTAAACTGGCTGCCGACACCAGCTTGCAAAACCTGACCGTTTGGAATATTAATACCACCGCCGATCTCGCACAAATCGCCGCGAAAGTGCTTTCGGCGGGCATTGCAGCGCGACAAAACCAGCTCGAAAAATCGGCGTCGTTGCTTGGCGAAGCGGTTGTGATGGAAGATAAACTGAACTATAATGAACCGCCCGACTGGTTTTTCTCCGTTAGGCACCACCTCGGTGCTGTTTTGCTAAAAGCCGGTAAACCTGCCGAAGCCGAGGACGTGTACCGGAAGGACCTGCTCAATTGGAAGAAAAACGGCTGGGCACTGATAGGCCTTTACCAATCGCTGGAACAGCAGAAAAATGCCGTGGAGGCACGCACGGTGAAGGCGGCATTCGATAAGTCGTGGCAATATGCCGACACGAAGATCACCGCGTCATCCAGCATTGCGGATTAGAAGCAGCACGTGCCTGTGGAGGAGCTCCGGCAGGCACGTGCTGTTTTTTGATTACTCAAAATAATGGTAAAACACTTCGGGCAATTTGTTCCCGAGCGAGAGCCAATCCGATGCCAGCGGGGCCTTTTTCAGGCCGGCTATCCATTCGTAATTGAGCTCATACACGGCCGCGTACACGCCAAACCGTTCGATAATGCCCTCCCCTAATGTGCCGGGGTTGCGGAAACTGGGTTTGGTGGAGCCTTCGGTGAACCAGGTGTATTGGCGCAAAAGCTTGTCGAGCTTTTCCATATGGGCCAGGTAGTCGCTGATATCCCCGTCCGGCCTGCTTACGTGCAGGTTTCCGCCCGCGTCGTTATGAATGTCCAGGGCGAGGTCGGGGCGCTTTTTGGCCTTCACCATTTTGTGCAGCCATTGTTCGAGCGCATAGTTTTCCGGCGCCACAAGCGAGTCCGCCGGCTTGTCCCATTTACGGTTCAAATCATACCCATTGGCATTAAACCGCGTTTTTCCGCGCGCTACACCATCCTTGTTGGCCATCGGAAGGATGTACACACAGTAGCGCTTCAGATACCGCTTCGAATCTTCATCATTGCTGAGCAGTTTTTCAACCAGCCCTTCGACCGTCCAGTTGCCTCCCGCCTCGAATGCGTGGGCGCGGGCACGCAGGAAGAGCCTTTTCGGCGCATTTTCGTTCCCGATCCGGATGATTTCCAACGGCCGCCCCTCGGCAGTTTTGCCGATTGTGGTGATGCCGGCCAGCTTGCTCCGGCCGATTTTGGCCAGCATTTTGTCCAGATCGCTGATCCGGTAAGGCTCCACGCTGGCAATGTAGGCATGCGGAGCTTCCATTTTGAGGGAAAATTGCATCCGGCGGCCCGGCAGCGCTTTGACCGAACGGCTTTCCCACTTTTTGTTATCAAACGAAACCACATAGCGCGACCGGTCCGAAAGATCGCTCGCATGGCGGTTGTTCCAGATATTGTCAAAATTTTCGAGGATCACGGTCACGTCCGTGCCCACGGGCGCTTCGATCCTGAAATGGAAATGGTTGACGGCCCTGTTCTTCGAAAACCGCTCGTGGTCATAAACCATGCTGCCGATCACCCGCCCAGCCGAATCGATTTCCCAGTTCATCGGCGATGCGTTTTCAAACCCGGTGTTGATGAATATTTTGGGTTGAACAATACTGTCCGCTACGGCAGACCGCTTGTCGCTGGCTTCTGCGGCCACCGCGCTCACAGTGGCTGTGAGGCACCCGGCCAGCATTACGTGTAAAAAAGCATTTATTTTCATATCAAAAAGGTTAAGGATAATGCCCGGCAGCAAGTGCTGGCCGGGCCAGGAATACGTCAGAAATTATAGCCCGGGTTTTGTCGGATACCTTCCGGATTGATGTCGATCTGCGTTTGTGGAATGGGATATACGGCGTTAAACTCCTGCACGACAGGCGCTTTGAAATGCGCATTCATCACGGCTACTTCCCGTCCGGTACGCACGAGGTCAAACCAGCGGTGGCCTTCAAATGCCAGTTCCACCTGCCGCTCATGCTCAATCGCCAGCTTGAATGCCGCTTTGGACAGGCCCGCCGGCAGGGCAGCCAGCTTCGCCCGCTTGCGTACGGCATTGATGGCGTCGTAGGCTTCCGTCACCGGGCCGCTCACTTCGTTCACTGCCTCTGCATACATCAGCAACACATCGGCATACCGCAGCACCGGCCAGTTGTTATCGGCATCACCATCCGTGAATGCATCATCCTGAAATTTAAGCGAATACGGATCCGCCACGAATTTGCCGGTGACATTATCGGTATAGCCCAGCGCAAGTGAAACGCCTTTGCGGTAATCGCCCGGCTCGTAAGCGGCAATGAGGTCGGTGGTGGGGAGGTTCCGCCCGCCGGCAAAGCCGACTTTAACCACGGATGATCCCGAGTTACGCGGAGCAAAGTTGCTGTAAAAGCTGCTGCCCGTGCCCGTACCGCCTTTTTTGAACTGCACCTCAAACAGGGATTCTGCATTGTTTGCATTAGCGACCGGCCATAATGCCGCATAGTCGTCGAGCAGCTTGTAATGCCCCCCGTCGATCACCTCTTTCAGTTTGTCTTTCGCTTTGGCAAAATCGCCGGTGGTGAGGTATACTTTTCCAAGCAATGCTTTTGCGGCGTCGCGCGTGGCGCGTCCTATGTCGCTGCCGGTGTAAGAAACTGGCAGTTTCTGCTCTGCGTCGGTCAAATCGGCGACGATCTGCGCATATACTTCCGCTTTCGGCACCCGAGCGTGCGAGTAGCCTTCGTCCACGGTTTTGGTTTCCGACAAAACCAGCGGCACGTCGCCGAACGTCCGCACAAGATTAAAGTACTGCAAAGCACGCAGAAAACGGGCCTCGCCGATAAAGCGCTGGCGCAGGGCGTCGTCCATTTGAGCGCCGCCGATATGGTCGAGCACGGTGTTGGCGGCGAGTATTCCCCGGTAGGTATCCACCCACATCACGCGGATGATCTCGTTCGTGGACGCCATTTTGAACTGGTCGAGCTCGGCATCGGGCAGGTTGCCGCCGCCTTCCCAGTTCGTGGTGTTGTCGGACCGTGCCTCGGCGATATTATAATAGGCGTAGCCGTATTGGCCGAAGTTGGCGAGCATGCCATAAGCCGCGGTCACCGCCGCCTGCATATCGGACGCATTGCGGTAGAAGTTTTTCACGTTAGCGGCGTCTATCGGCGCCAGGTCGAGAAAGCCCGAGCAGCCCGTGGTGAGCACGCACATTGAGCCAAGTATGATGGTATTGAGTTTCATGGTTCGGGTTGGGTTTATAATGTCAGGTTCAGACCAAGGGTGAATGTGCGCGCCAGCGGATAGCCGTTGAAATCGACGCCGGGCGTGAGCGAGCTGCTGCCGTTCAGGCTTTGCTCGGGGTTGTAGCCCCGGTACTTCGTGAATGTGAACGCATTCTGTACCGACAGGCTCACGCTTGCATTCTGAAGACAAACCGCCTTCGCCAGTTTTTCGGGCAGGCTATACCGCAGGTTGATGTTCCTGATCCTGAAAAAAGATGCGTTTTCCACGAGCAGGCTCGACACGTAGCTCACGTTGCCGCCGGTAGGCGCCACATTGGCACGCGGCGTGCGGCCATCACCCGGCTGCTCGGGCGACTGCCAGCGGCCAAGGACGTCCTTGCGGCTGTAACTGCCATTCACCAGTCCGATATTCCGACGCGAGCCGTTCAGCAGCTGGATACCCTGCACGCCGTCGCCGAGAATGCTGAGGCTGAACGGGCCATAGGAGAAATTGTTGGTGATGCCGTAAAAGAAATCGGGCGCATTGTCGCCGATGATCGTGACGTCGCTGGGCGTAATGGCGCCATCGCCGTCTATATCCCTGAATTTCAGGTCGCCCGGCCGCGATCCGGTGTTACCTCCTACCCTCGGGCTGCTATCCACATCTTCCTGCGACTGGTAAACGCCGATCGCCTCATAACCCCAGAAACTCCCGATGGGCGAGCCGATCCTGGTAATGTGGGTGTTGGGACTGAAAGACGGGCTTTTGGAGATAATCGGGTTGCCGGACGGCCCCAGCTTCATTACTTTATTGCGGTTAAAGGAAATATTGAACGCCGTCGACCATTTGAATGCGCCGGTGAAATTCCGCGAATTGACACTGAACTCCCAGCCCCGGTTATTGAGCTTTCCGATGTTCTGCAAGGCGGTTTCATAGCCGGTAGACGCCGGTACGGGCACGTTCAGGAGCAGGTCGGTGGTGTTTTTGTTGTAAAAATCAATGGTAAAGCTCAGCCGGCTGCGCAGCAACGAGAAATCGACGCCGATATCGAACTGGTGCATCATTTCCCAGCCCAGCTGCTCATTGCTGATCGATCCCGGGTAGAGCCCGTAAGCCAGCGCCCCCGCGCCCTCGCCGAAGCTGTAACGGCGGTTGCTGAGGAGCCCGATGTGGTTGTAGTTACCGATGGTATTGTTACCCGCCAGCCCGTAGCTCGCCCGCAGTTTCAGATCGCTCACCACGTGCTGCGATTTCATGAAATGCTCTTCCGAAATGTACCAGCCCACCGAAGCCGACGGGAACGTGCCCCATTTGTTGCGCGCGCCGAAGCGTGACGACCCGTCGCGGCGCATGGTAGCCGAAAACAGGTATTTACCTGCATAGGTGTAGTTGGCCCGCGCCAGCATCGAAAGCAGCGACCATTCCGAAACGGCGGTGCCGCCGCTGGTAACCTGGCCTGCATTCAGCGTCGGCACGAGGTCGGTCGGGAAGTTGGTGGCATTCAGCGAAGCCGCTTCGTACCTGGCTTTTTGAGCGGTAAATCCGGCAAGCAGGTCGAGCTCGTGCTTTTCGCCGAATGTCTTTTTGTAGGTCAAAATGTTCTCATTGAGCCAGTTCAAGTCGCGGCCCGTTGAAGCTGACGCCCTGGCCTGTACCGGCGCCGGCACTCCATTCCAGCCCAAATCGGACGGATAATAGGCATTGTCGCGGGAGTCGGAGTAATCGATCCCGAAAGAGGTCCTGAATTTGAGGCCGTTGATAATGGTGGCTTCGGCGTACACATTTCCAAGGGTTCTGAAAACGGTCCGCTTGTTCTTGATTTTGCTGGCGATGGCTACGGGGTTGTCGATCACCCCGATGTTATACGGTGATGGCCCGAGCAATGTCGTGAACGATCCGTCGGGATTGTAAACCGGCACGGTAGGCGGCAGCGACAATGCGGAACCCAATATACCGCCCGAAAAAACCTGGTCTTCCACGGGCAGCAGCCGGCTCGAAGCGAACGAGGGCGAGAGGTTCATGCCCACGGTTACATGGCGCGATGCCTTATGGTCGAGGTTCACCCGCGCCGAATACCGCTCGAAGCCCGTGTTCATCACAATGCCGTCCTGTTTGAAATAAGCCCCCGAAGTGAAGAATGTCGTTTTATCATTCCCGCCCGACAGCGACAACTGATAGTTCTGGATCGGCGCCGTGCGGAAAACCTCATCCTGCCAGTCGGTGCCTTTGCCGAGTGTTTCCGGGTTGGCAAACATCTCCGGGATTTGCAGCGCCGCCGGGCGCACGCTGTTGGGATCGGTTGCCTTTCCGCCGCGGTCCACCCACGCATTATTGCGGGCTTCGGTGTTGAACTCGGCATACTCGCGGGCATTGAGCATGTCGATTTTGTTGGCCACCTGCTGAAATCCATAATAGGTATCCAGCTGCACAACCGATTTCCCCGACTTGCCGCGCTTCGTCGTCACCAGCACCACGCCGTTACTGCCGCGGGAGCCGTAAATGGCCGCCGCCGAGGCATCTTTCAGTATTTCAATGGATTCGATGTCGTTGGGATTGATGGACGCCAGTGGATTTAAATTACTGTTAAAACCATCCGACACGGGAAAGCCGTCGATCACATACAATGGCTCGTTACCCGCCCCGATGGACCCCGTGCCGCGTACCCGTACGGACACGCCCCCGCCCGGGGCACCTTTGGTTTGCGCCACGTTCACACCTGCAATTTGCCCGCCCAGGGCCTGGTCGAGGCTGGTAAGCGGCTGATTGGCCACATTCTTCATCGGCAGCGACGCCACCGAGCCGGTAATGCTGCTCTGCTTCTGCGTGCCGTAGCCGATCACCACCACGTCGTTCAATGCCTTGGTGTCCACTGCCATAGCAATATTCACTTCCAGCCTATTACCGACCGCGATCTCCTGGTTTTTATATCCTACAAAACTCACCACGATCACCGGTTCCGGCTCCCCGTCGGGAATGCTGAGGCGGAACTCCCCGGCTGCGTCGGTGGCCGTGCCTGTCTGCGAGTTTTTGATGACAATGCTCACGCCGGGGAACGGGCTGCCGTTTTCGTCGGTAACCTTCCCCTGTAGCGTGCGGTCGAGCCGCGCCGGTAAGGGTTCGATCGTCCGCTGGGTAAGCTGAATGCCCGGTTCCGCGCCCGGAATGCGGGCGGGCAGTCCGGTTTCATGAAGGGGTGTTTTCACTACTTTTTTCAAAACAACGTTCCGCTGGAAAATGCGGTACGACAGCGGCATGTCTTTGAAAACGGTGGCGAGAATGTCGTCGATAGACGCGTTTTTGAAGCGTACCGA includes:
- a CDS encoding M14 family zinc carboxypeptidase gives rise to the protein MKINAFLHVMLAGCLTATVSAVAAEASDKRSAVADSIVQPKIFINTGFENASPMNWEIDSAGRVIGSMVYDHERFSKNRAVNHFHFRIEAPVGTDVTVILENFDNIWNNRHASDLSDRSRYVVSFDNKKWESRSVKALPGRRMQFSLKMEAPHAYIASVEPYRISDLDKMLAKIGRSKLAGITTIGKTAEGRPLEIIRIGNENAPKRLFLRARAHAFEAGGNWTVEGLVEKLLSNDEDSKRYLKRYCVYILPMANKDGVARGKTRFNANGYDLNRKWDKPADSLVAPENYALEQWLHKMVKAKKRPDLALDIHNDAGGNLHVSRPDGDISDYLAHMEKLDKLLRQYTWFTEGSTKPSFRNPGTLGEGIIERFGVYAAVYELNYEWIAGLKKAPLASDWLSLGNKLPEVFYHYFE
- a CDS encoding RagB/SusD family nutrient uptake outer membrane protein produces the protein MKLNTIILGSMCVLTTGCSGFLDLAPIDAANVKNFYRNASDMQAAVTAAYGMLANFGQYGYAYYNIAEARSDNTTNWEGGGNLPDAELDQFKMASTNEIIRVMWVDTYRGILAANTVLDHIGGAQMDDALRQRFIGEARFLRALQYFNLVRTFGDVPLVLSETKTVDEGYSHARVPKAEVYAQIVADLTDAEQKLPVSYTGSDIGRATRDAAKALLGKVYLTTGDFAKAKDKLKEVIDGGHYKLLDDYAALWPVANANNAESLFEVQFKKGGTGTGSSFYSNFAPRNSGSSVVKVGFAGGRNLPTTDLIAAYEPGDYRKGVSLALGYTDNVTGKFVADPYSLKFQDDAFTDGDADNNWPVLRYADVLLMYAEAVNEVSGPVTEAYDAINAVRKRAKLAALPAGLSKAAFKLAIEHERQVELAFEGHRWFDLVRTGREVAVMNAHFKAPVVQEFNAVYPIPQTQIDINPEGIRQNPGYNF
- a CDS encoding TonB-dependent receptor; its protein translation is MKINLLTRLPVGRQAHYAGRILRTMTRILLLLTITLSHVTADGFSQKFSFHAKNAPLKVVMRNIEKQTGYLFLYDELDLPQANNVSVRFKNASIDDILATVFKDMPLSYRIFQRNVVLKKVVKTPLHETGLPARIPGAEPGIQLTQRTIEPLPARLDRTLQGKVTDENGSPFPGVSIVIKNSQTGTATDAAGEFRLSIPDGEPEPVIVVSFVGYKNQEIAVGNRLEVNIAMAVDTKALNDVVVIGYGTQKQSSITGSVASLPMKNVANQPLTSLDQALGGQIAGVNVAQTKGAPGGGVSVRVRGTGSIGAGNEPLYVIDGFPVSDGFNSNLNPLASINPNDIESIEILKDASAAAIYGSRGSNGVVLVTTKRGKSGKSVVQLDTYYGFQQVANKIDMLNAREYAEFNTEARNNAWVDRGGKATDPNSVRPAALQIPEMFANPETLGKGTDWQDEVFRTAPIQNYQLSLSGGNDKTTFFTSGAYFKQDGIVMNTGFERYSARVNLDHKASRHVTVGMNLSPSFASSRLLPVEDQVFSGGILGSALSLPPTVPVYNPDGSFTTLLGPSPYNIGVIDNPVAIASKIKNKRTVFRTLGNVYAEATIINGLKFRTSFGIDYSDSRDNAYYPSDLGWNGVPAPVQARASASTGRDLNWLNENILTYKKTFGEKHELDLLAGFTAQKARYEAASLNATNFPTDLVPTLNAGQVTSGGTAVSEWSLLSMLARANYTYAGKYLFSATMRRDGSSRFGARNKWGTFPSASVGWYISEEHFMKSQHVVSDLKLRASYGLAGNNTIGNYNHIGLLSNRRYSFGEGAGALAYGLYPGSISNEQLGWEMMHQFDIGVDFSLLRSRLSFTIDFYNKNTTDLLLNVPVPASTGYETALQNIGKLNNRGWEFSVNSRNFTGAFKWSTAFNISFNRNKVMKLGPSGNPIISKSPSFSPNTHITRIGSPIGSFWGYEAIGVYQSQEDVDSSPRVGGNTGSRPGDLKFRDIDGDGAITPSDVTIIGDNAPDFFYGITNNFSYGPFSLSILGDGVQGIQLLNGSRRNIGLVNGSYSRKDVLGRWQSPEQPGDGRTPRANVAPTGGNVSYVSSLLVENASFFRIRNINLRYSLPEKLAKAVCLQNASVSLSVQNAFTFTKYRGYNPEQSLNGSSSLTPGVDFNGYPLARTFTLGLNLTL